From a single Leptospira levettii genomic region:
- a CDS encoding amidohydrolase family protein: protein MMEKIAGKIVTHEREFLGTIEFDVTTGLITNVNEGIDPNARQFSDECVIFPGFGDIHIHAREDVSGKHTYKEDFLSASAAAINGGVIHVADMPNNPVPPIDDESYSAKQALTKKAPIHITLYAGIGPHTKPLTNKVPYKVFMGPSIGELFFHDNPSLEEVIKHYHGQDVSFHCEDPEILIANQDKPTHETRRPKEAETIATDFALYLIEKYNLKGKLCHYSTKDGLSKIVAAKNRGVNVTCEVTPTHLMFDTEMLTETNHKWFQMNPPLRGREDREAMVKGILDGHIDYLATDHAPHSIEEKQKGTSGISQLDTYGLFVTYMILKLNIPMTLIAKICSKNPGDFVAPYLPKQFGKGVGVINEGYAANFSILNLKKPVEFKKSMIKSKSGWSPFEGFQFPGSIEAVYYLGKEINAK from the coding sequence ATTATGGAAAAAATCGCAGGAAAAATCGTCACTCACGAAAGGGAATTTTTGGGTACGATCGAATTTGATGTCACAACTGGACTCATCACAAACGTAAATGAAGGCATCGATCCGAATGCCCGACAGTTTTCTGATGAATGTGTGATATTTCCTGGATTTGGTGACATTCACATTCACGCAAGAGAAGATGTGAGTGGAAAACATACTTACAAAGAAGATTTTTTATCAGCAAGTGCTGCTGCCATTAATGGTGGAGTGATCCATGTGGCTGATATGCCAAACAATCCAGTTCCACCTATCGATGATGAATCCTATTCCGCCAAACAAGCGCTCACCAAAAAAGCGCCCATCCACATTACATTGTACGCAGGTATTGGTCCGCATACAAAACCACTCACAAACAAAGTCCCTTATAAAGTGTTTATGGGTCCTTCCATAGGAGAACTTTTTTTCCATGACAACCCATCACTTGAAGAAGTGATCAAACATTACCATGGACAAGATGTGAGTTTCCATTGTGAAGACCCAGAAATCCTCATCGCAAATCAGGACAAACCCACTCACGAAACAAGAAGGCCCAAAGAGGCTGAAACAATCGCAACTGATTTTGCATTGTATTTGATCGAGAAATACAACTTAAAAGGAAAACTTTGCCACTATTCGACAAAAGACGGTCTTTCTAAGATCGTTGCTGCCAAAAACCGAGGTGTGAATGTTACCTGTGAAGTGACTCCAACCCATTTGATGTTTGATACGGAGATGTTAACAGAAACCAATCACAAATGGTTCCAAATGAACCCCCCACTGCGAGGCCGTGAAGATAGAGAAGCGATGGTGAAAGGGATACTTGATGGGCATATTGATTATTTAGCGACCGATCATGCACCACACTCCATCGAAGAAAAACAAAAAGGAACCAGTGGAATCTCTCAACTTGATACATATGGACTTTTTGTCACATACATGATATTAAAATTAAACATTCCGATGACTTTAATAGCAAAAATCTGTTCCAAAAATCCTGGGGACTTTGTTGCCCCTTATTTACCAAAACAATTTGGAAAGGGTGTTGGAGTCATTAACGAAGGTTATGCGGCGAATTTTTCTATCTTAAATTTAAAAAAACCAGTTGAATTTAAAAAATCAATGATTAAAAGTAAGTCCGGATGGTCACCATTTGAAGGATTCCAATTTCCTGGATCCATTGAAGCGGTTTATTATTTAGGCAAAGAAATAAATGCGAAATGA
- a CDS encoding EAL and GGDEF domain-containing protein, whose amino-acid sequence MRNEPLGSKILSGLTVKSLLTEYPNSFQVLDWEGNFVSVTDRFARFLEFEPKDIVGKSILHFTQEDDKENTENTFESLGENPNIVNFENRLVTKSKEEVWIIWLLIPLRESKIILGFDRDVTIQKDISFEFLLQQQKYKSIFDNLPMGIAITDEKGKIVETNKTARTYFDIQDGELLNRTLNIRKYTLIQPNGTKIYPRKSSLMRALRHKEVIRNLEIGMIKEDKITWFDILATPIPIENFGLAVAFLDITQRRHAEEKIAYMAFFDQLTNLPNRNSLIDKLFPIFEEARRHGNLVGILAIDLDNFKIINDSRGHDFGDKIIKLVAYRIRESIRVYDLISRQGGDEFTVVLPDLSNERDAAVISEAILDAMTHPFVIDGERIFVNTSIGIALYPTDGKDSNTLLKNADSALNLAKSQGKNCYVFFTEELQTVVAERLEIENRMRIAIIENQFTLMYQPKIDLYTKKPVGVEALIRWRHPERGLISPNVFIPISEETGMILAIGEWVIKSAIQTMRVWKDAGIKDISMAVNISTKQFKHERLISTIAENLKLFKVDPHDLEVELTESSVMENADAAVRTMQEIRKLGAKIAIDDFGTGYSSLGYLKKLPISSLKIDRSFVSEITTDKDSKTIIHAVSNLAHNLGLSVVAEGAETEEQVRLLAESGVDQIQGFYFARPMTSEDCLHFLKTELGISD is encoded by the coding sequence ATGCGAAATGAGCCTTTAGGCAGTAAAATTCTCTCTGGTCTCACTGTTAAATCCCTACTGACCGAATATCCCAATAGTTTCCAAGTATTGGATTGGGAAGGCAATTTTGTCTCAGTTACAGATCGGTTTGCTCGATTTTTAGAATTTGAACCGAAGGATATTGTTGGAAAATCAATCCTTCACTTCACACAAGAAGACGACAAAGAAAATACCGAGAATACTTTCGAAAGTTTGGGCGAAAATCCGAATATAGTGAATTTTGAAAATCGCCTTGTGACCAAATCGAAAGAAGAAGTTTGGATCATTTGGTTACTCATCCCTTTACGCGAGTCCAAAATTATTTTGGGCTTTGATCGTGATGTCACGATCCAAAAAGATATCTCGTTTGAATTTTTACTCCAACAACAAAAGTATAAGTCTATCTTTGACAACTTACCTATGGGCATCGCCATCACAGATGAAAAAGGTAAAATTGTTGAAACCAATAAGACAGCAAGGACCTATTTTGACATCCAAGATGGGGAACTTCTCAATCGTACACTCAACATTCGAAAGTACACTCTCATCCAACCAAACGGTACAAAAATTTACCCAAGAAAATCAAGTTTGATGCGAGCGTTACGACACAAAGAAGTGATTCGTAATTTGGAAATTGGGATGATCAAAGAAGATAAAATCACTTGGTTTGATATTTTGGCGACACCAATCCCCATTGAAAACTTTGGCCTTGCGGTTGCATTTCTTGACATCACACAACGTCGGCATGCGGAAGAAAAAATTGCTTATATGGCTTTTTTTGACCAACTCACAAATCTTCCCAACCGTAACTCACTCATTGATAAACTATTTCCAATTTTTGAAGAAGCAAGACGGCACGGGAATTTGGTTGGAATCCTTGCGATTGATTTGGACAATTTTAAAATCATCAATGATTCTAGAGGCCACGACTTTGGGGACAAAATCATCAAACTTGTTGCTTATCGTATTCGTGAAAGTATACGTGTGTATGATCTCATCAGTAGACAAGGTGGTGATGAGTTTACTGTTGTATTACCTGATTTATCAAACGAACGTGATGCGGCAGTTATTTCGGAAGCAATTTTAGATGCAATGACACATCCTTTTGTAATTGATGGGGAAAGGATTTTTGTGAATACCTCGATTGGGATCGCCTTATACCCAACAGACGGAAAGGACTCAAATACACTCCTTAAAAATGCCGACAGTGCTCTCAACTTGGCAAAATCACAAGGGAAAAACTGTTACGTGTTTTTTACAGAAGAACTGCAGACAGTTGTGGCTGAACGTTTGGAAATCGAAAACCGGATGCGGATTGCCATCATCGAAAATCAATTTACTTTGATGTACCAACCCAAAATTGATTTGTACACAAAAAAACCTGTTGGTGTAGAAGCACTCATTCGTTGGCGTCATCCGGAACGTGGACTCATCTCACCGAATGTTTTCATTCCCATTTCTGAAGAAACAGGGATGATCCTTGCGATTGGTGAATGGGTGATTAAGTCTGCCATCCAAACTATGCGAGTTTGGAAAGATGCAGGGATCAAAGACATTTCTATGGCTGTGAATATTTCCACCAAACAATTCAAACACGAAAGACTGATTTCCACAATCGCCGAAAATCTAAAATTATTCAAAGTGGACCCACATGATTTAGAAGTCGAACTCACAGAAAGTTCGGTCATGGAAAATGCGGATGCCGCCGTTCGTACGATGCAGGAAATCCGAAAACTTGGAGCTAAAATTGCAATTGATGATTTTGGAACAGGTTATAGTAGTTTGGGTTACCTAAAAAAACTTCCCATTTCCTCCTTAAAAATCGATCGTTCTTTTGTATCCGAAATCACAACGGACAAAGACAGCAAAACCATCATCCATGCCGTCTCCAACTTAGCACATAACCTTGGTTTGAGTGTCGTAGCAGAAGGTGCTGAAACGGAAGAACAGGTGCGATTACTTGCCGAAAGTGGAGTCGACCAAATCCAAGGTTTTTATTTTGCGAGGCCGATGACTTCGGAAGATTGCCTGCATTTTCTGAAAACAGAACTTGGAATTTCGGATTGA